The DNA window CTTGGAAAGATATTTAGATGCAAGTGGAGGGGTTggacactataatattgttcttccaatttgttttggtggtggaGATTTGTCAAGCATTGTTTAATCAAGATACATGCATGTTTGGCAAGTAGATGGAAAGGCATCAGCAAGCTTTCGGGCAAGGAACATGTGAAAGAAGCaaacttgcttcttttaaatgttagtttattacaagtgggaaaacatgtgctaaaaacatgtggtggagatgcaaatccctttttaatattgtttctacatgcaagttggcaaaaggaaatgcaagctgcccaagcttcTTTCGGGCAGGTACAAAACCTCAGCAGGAGGGTTTCCTCCAGACCTCTATAAAAAGGAGCAGATGCACAAGGATTATAGACACTAAAAACAACCAATCAAAACTCTACTCAAATTAGCTCATCAGCTTCCTTGTAGACATTTATTTTTAGCCAAGCAtcctttgcttttcttgtttattagctctgctacTCACTTGTAGTATCGATCGGATTTGTAGCTTTTATGTACAACCCTCTTTCAGTCATTTAATCTacaaacaatctgcaatatattagtcactttcctctgtcatttatatttccaagcaaccttgtcatttacatattgttctatctctccatataagtaaagtccttatttttaaggcaaacaaagaaccttaatTTGAGTAACTCCCACtcaatggcacaatctcttggTTCAAGGTCAAATTCaggcgcaacctcaatcattcaaattccGTCTACTAGCGGCATTTAGTAGTGGCGCGCCCACAcccaccaatctcgtatgtgaGCAAATCCCCGGCTTGCCCGCAAGGCGCCATGGCGGATTTAGGGAGCAAACACTATCCTTGATGATAAATAtccctcctcttcctctttGTTGGATTCATGACATGGTCGTAGATGTGGCGGTCCAAATTATGTTTGTTTGGGTCTTGAACAGTGATCATCTAACGAGTCAGTTAAAAGCGGCGATACCAAACATTAAACTCAGATTTTTACTCCTGCCCAATGCTTAGAGTCTCATCCATGGCTGACATCATGTACATATATGATTCCGACATTAAGTACCCAATTAAATAACATTGAATCTGAGGATTCtgtaccaaaacttcattccACAGACGGCACCAACCATTCTAGCTGTCTGGTTCGCTGAACTTGGCCGACAAATGTACCCGGAAAAGGGAAACATTAAACATGAAACCGGAGGCAAAGAGAGGGACAGGGGGAGGGAAGGATTGAGTTTGATCCAACAAATACCTTATTGCCTGTTTCCAAACTGGGAGACCCTTGAAAGGACACGCAGAGCAACGAAAAGCATCCTCTTGTTTACACTGCAGACTGCAGATTATGACTTTCAGGGAAATAGAAAGAGCAAACAGAAGGGAAGGAATAACGGAAGACGTCCTTAAAAAGAAGATTTATCAGAAATAACAGTGCATACTCTGTCAAAGTCACAATGCCTCTCGAAATCGGTGAAATCAACAGCACAGCCTGCCTGCAAACGAGAAACATTTACCATGAGAAGCGGCAGAGAGACAGTGGGAGAAAATGATTGATTTGAATCCAACCATACCTTCTCGTCTAGTATGAAAGGAGGAATACCCTTAACAGGACATGCAGAGCATCGAAAAGCATCCCCGAGTCCACACTGCAGATTGTACAGATTAAACAAAAGAACAGATATACTTAAAATGCACTGCCACATTGCGACCTGCAAATGTTCAAATCTAGTGGGGTGGGAGACTACCATCTCTACTTTCTTGCAAGGTGGTTTACTTGGGATTGTAACTGCAACAGCTGCAAAAGCACATTACTCAGTACAGAGCGAAAATCGCACTTGACTCCACTTTTTGACAAACTCTggaaaaaattcacaaaaaaagagaaaaaagaaaaataatttgtgAACCACGATTCCTTACGTAGATCCGGTCTCTTCCTATCCTCCTCTGTCAACAAACTATCCTCATCAATCAGACCATCATCTTCTAACTCAATTTTTGGCAAATCCACCTACATAAAGAGAAGAGACCAAATTAAAACGAAATTGACTAATTAGCAGCTACCACGATTGGACATGTTCAACAAATCCATGATCAACTCTAACGCACAAATTAATTCAAGCATTATCTCTAAGAATCAAACTCAAATTCGTGGTAGATGAAATTGCAATCAATCGAACACAGCCGTCGTAGTTCTACGAACTTGCAAGAATCAAAGATCTCAAGCAAAGATCTCAAGACCGGCGGAAAACATCGGTGATACTAGAGTAATTATATTATAGAATGCAAGATAAGAACAGAGAAGAGCAAAACCCTAACCAAACTTCGAAGATTACCGCAATCGGTGCGACCAGAGTGCGACACTACAACTCAAAAATAATACAATGCAGCATCATATTTCAGCAACGAAACGCAAATGTCAGCCATGAATCAACACCAGCAGCACACGTTCAAAGCAAAGATCAATTTCAGTGACAAATCAATTCAAGATCGCAAGTACAGAAACTCAAATTTCATTGACAATTTCAGCGACAAATCAACTCAAGATCGCAAGAACCGAAACGCAATTTCAGCGGCAAATATCGAAAAGGAAAGatcaaagagaaaagaaagaaaacgaagCTGGACTCACAGGTTTGATCGAAGCCGGATTCGCCATGACTTCAAGCTCTCTTCTCCAAGCTACTTTTTATCGTGAATTTATTTTCCGATTCCGACTCTCTGATTTGTGAATTTCGGTGTGTGCTTCTGCTTTTGTTATTACTTGGCGGCTTGGCgcccaattatttatttatgcttTTTTAAAATGTACTGCacgaaaaaatcaaaaaaaaatcaaaaaatcaaaaacaaagaaaaaataaaaaagaaatttccAAATGTTTTCAATTAACAAAGAACGTGTAAGATTCAGATGACAACTTATTAGTGATTAATTCTTTATAATATTACACACGCTATTTTTAGCCACTTATAAGTTTCTGTTCTTCGCATTGGAAAACCTGGTAGGAAGTCAGAACAAGTAGCCTGAGCCCTAGCCCATCCTTACTAAGAGTTTGAATTGCTCCGTAGGAGGATAGTAGGGCGAATGAATCATATGTTCCTGTACAAATTTTGATTAAGATGCTTTGATCAATTGTTAACTCAAcgtttttctatttatttaacatatcaaattcatctttgacgaaaattgaacatAAGATAttttacttacaaataaaaatgaatacgACTAAACCGTATGACTTAGTAGAATTTCGTGGCtttattaaaattattaatttggctttattaaaaatattatttaactaATTCCTCATTATCTCTAAAAAAATGAGTAATGAAGTCATTAATGCTTTCATAAGAAAATTCATTAGTGTGTTAAAATTTTATGTATCGTTATACAAAAAAATCTGTTTAAAACTTGTGGTACAGTTGAAAATAAACATACCGATCATTTTGTTACGTTCATAATCTAATGTACCAATAAACAAAATATGCTAGAAATCCAAATGTATCGTAAAATCAAATATACGCATATTAAACGTACAAATATAATTAAACGTACCTTCAATAAAGTTATAGAAGATATaaaatgtttaatcaaattcttaaaaggAATAGATGTTTAATCAACGAAATGAAAAACGAAGCATCTACATCAAAATGCTCCCATTTTAAAGAAACACGCCCCAAAATAGTAATAACTGTCAATGAGTAAAAAGATATGCAATAttacaaatgaaattttaaaatgaactAAAATATTTCTCTAAAGTTGTTTGGGACAATACTTTAGTTTTTAAAGTTGATGTCACGTCTTGGAGCTTTCAGGTACGTATACTTTATCAACATTGACACCTTTCTGTTGAAGCTAAAATGTTTCTAACTTCTCAAGTAAGCTTACAACTTCATGCatcaaatttttgttatttcCATATTGTAATCCTCACGAATCCTATTTAAGAATTATAACATTCAGTAAAGATAAAAGAGtctataaataatatttttaactaCACCTTTTCTATGAGTTATAAAATTGGTTTCGACCCAATTTTAACTACTTTAGAAATTTTACTGTAGCTAATTTATAATAATGGCGAACAAGAATGTTGATACGGCTCACCTTAAGTTACAATAATGTGTTAGTAAAAGGTAACATCGCCACATAACGTTCCATGTGTATTTGAGAAATTACTCCGGTTTTGCCAGCTGCCTATGTGGGTACGTTatgtattttctttattttacaatttttttccttagtatataaaattttgcacttaaaattttattctttctatttttatttttattttgacaaaCCTTTAGAATTTAGTTAAGGAAGAGCATTTTATGGGTTTTAGAAAACTCATCCAGGAGACAAGTATTAGTGTAAGATAACAATGTATATGCGTGTGGAATTTAATATTTTGTGGCAGACTTATTGTATGAACTAATTTAATCTCCTGTCATTTCTTTATAGtggaaattattttgataattttaaagtttaattaagaTTTATCACaaagccatattaatatatacaatatattctatattaaatatatagttttgtattattattctatataagttatataaaaaaaaaagttttagtcattatttatttttattatgagagttccttattatcattactaggataaattttacttaacatgttgttgtccaaaattaaaataaactagtatagtatttgtataggcaagaattaagaagacatacatacaagtatgaaaaatgtgaaagaatatataaacactcgtgattcatcattattcctccacgagtagataatggttacacttacattatcgtttagatttttaaaatcctccaaaccctcattaataatgtttttatttgagggaaaaattaataataattattgtagaaatgtaaaaaatgtaaaaaaaaatatatatatacaatcactcatagtgacaagctttacaactttcatgaaggggtcaacttcgaaatccaacactataatccataaaccttaaatttatatttaaccgtcgattgtcatttacgctttattcttcttactgaatttcattttttaaattttcttttttgaaaacatgatcatcgggcggatgtaagaagatgaacggttcaaatCTTTAAATCACGATTCGATATTTacagttaactgaaatatgagtcgatgtcatatagt is part of the Malus domestica chromosome 12, GDT2T_hap1 genome and encodes:
- the LOC103423361 gene encoding anamorsin homolog 2-like isoform X2; translation: MANPASIKPVDLPKIELEDDGLIDEDSLLTEEDRKRPDLPVAVTIPSKPPCKKVEMCGLGDAFRCSACPVKGIPPFILDEKAGCAVDFTDFERHCDFDRCKQEDAFRCSACPFKGLPVWKQAISEPDS
- the LOC103423361 gene encoding anamorsin homolog 2-like isoform X1, encoding MANPASIKPVDLPKIELEDDGLIDEDSLLTEEDRKRPDLPVAVTIPSKPPCKKVEMCGLGDAFRCSACPVKGIPPFILDEKAGCAVDFTDFERHCDFDRCKQEDAFRCSACPFKGLPVWKQAIRYLLDQTQSFPPPVPLFASGFMFNVSLFRVHLSAKFSEPDS